One Phoenix dactylifera cultivar Barhee BC4 chromosome 8, palm_55x_up_171113_PBpolish2nd_filt_p, whole genome shotgun sequence genomic window carries:
- the LOC103703363 gene encoding cytochrome P450 CYP72A219-like isoform X2 encodes MGEFLPLLPLASVLAVLLFCGLKAFYSLWWKPKALEKQLREQGVRGNPYRILYGDMKDEMQAVKEAWSKPIALTHQIVPRVAPFAYQTVQKYGKTSLVWIGTTPRVILWDPQTMREVLLDKLGQFQKPPFNPLVRLLARGVASLEGEEWAKRRRVITPAFHLEKLKGMVPAFLISCVDLIKRWQNLTSAEGSCEIDVWPEFQNLTGDVISRTAFGSSYEEGTKIFELQKEQAVLVIEAARVPYIPGFRFLPTAKNKRRMHIDREIKTMLRNMIEKKLNSMKMGGSLGTDLLGLLLQFSNNNDQKNYSITIDEVIEECKLFYFAGQETTSVWLTWTMILLSFHPNWQQRAREEVLKICGKNTPDFESVGHLKIVTMILYEVLRLYPPATSLFRRAIKETKLGDFSVPAGTDIWLPTILIHHDREFWGEDANEFNPERFSEGIAKASKVQNAFFPFGWGPRICLGQSFATIEAKMALATILQHFSFELSPSYAHAPYTVITLQPQFGAHIILHQLLY; translated from the exons ATGGGAGagttcctccctcttcttccgttAGCTTCTGTACTCGCTGTCCTGCTGTTCTGTGGGCTGAAGGCGTTCTACTCCCTATGGTGGAAGCCCAAAGCTCTGGAGAAGCAACTAAGGGAGCAAGGTGTCCGAGGCAATCCTTACAGGATCCTCTATGGGGACATGAAAGATGAGATGCAAGCCGTAAAGGAAGCATGGTCCAAGCCCATCGCTCTCACCCATCAGATTGTGCCACGAGTCGCGCCATTCGCTTATCAGACAGTTCAGAAATACG GGAAGACATCTCTGGTGTGGATTGGAACAACTCCGAGGGTGATTCTGTGGGACCCACAGACGATGAGGGAGGTGCTGTTGGATAAGCTGGGCCAGTTCCAGAAACCACCATTTAACCCTCTCGTAAGGCTTCTAGCCAGGGGGGTCGCCAGTCTCGAAGGCGAGGAGTGGGCTAAGCGAAGGAGGGTCATCACCCCGGCCTTTCACCTTGAAAAATTGAAG GGAATGGTGCCTGCCTTTCTGATCAGCTGTGTTGATTTAATAAAAAGATGGCAGAACTTAACTAGCGCTGAGGGATCTTGTGAGATAGACGTTTGGCCTGAGTTTCAGAATCTGACAGGAGACGTGATCTCTCGAACAGCCTTTGGAAGCAGCTATGAGGAAGGAACGAAAATATTTGAACTGCAAAAGGAGCAAGCTGTCCTGGTCATAGAAGCTGCCCGAGTCCCCTATATACCAGGATTCAG ATTCCTCCCTACTGCAAAGAATAAGAGGAGAATGCACATAGACAGAGAGATCAAGACCATGCTAAGAAATATGATCGAAAAGAAGTTGAATTCCATGAAAATGGGAGGATCTCTCGGCACCGACTTGCTTGGCTTGTTGCTGCAGTTCAGTAACAATAATGATCAGAAGAACTATAGTATTACGATCGATGAGGTGATAGAAGAGTGCAAGCTCTTCTACTTTGCTGGTCAAGAGACAACCTCAGTGTGGCTAACATGGACGATGATTCTCCTGTCCTTTCATCCAAATTGGCAACAAAGAGCGAGGGAAGAAGTTCTGAAAATCTGTGGGAAGAATACACCTGATTTTGAGTCAGTAGGACACTTGAAAATT GTAACCATGATACTTTATGAGGTTTTGAGATTGTATCCACCCGCAACCTCTCTCTTTCGACGTGCAATCAAGGAAACAAAGCTAGGAGATTTCTCTGTCCCTGCTGGCACCGATATCTGGCTACCCACAATCCTCATCCACCATGATCGAGAATTTTGGGGCGAAGATGCCAATGAGTTCAATCCAGAGAGATTTTCAGAAGGGATTGCAAAGGCATCAAAAGTTCAAAATGCATTCTTTCCTTTTGGATGGGGACCAAGGATATGTTTGGGTCAGAGTTTTGCAACGATAGAAGCAAAGATGGCTTTGGCTACTATTCTCCAACACTTTTCCTTTGAGCTGTCACCTTCCTATGCTCATGCTCCTTATACCGTTATTACTCTTCAGCCACAATTTGGAGCTCATATCATCCTTCATCAACTTTTATACTAG